Proteins co-encoded in one Zootoca vivipara chromosome 3, rZooViv1.1, whole genome shotgun sequence genomic window:
- the LOC132591935 gene encoding uncharacterized protein LOC132591935 isoform X2, translating into MATDSSFSPFKPASGDWEGYAARFNFLLQAKEVTNDAMKRATFFSVCGEETFEIARALLAPRDVATVSYKTIMERLKEHFSPQPSVVACRNAFYAKRQALGETVTGFVTSLRQAVRLCNFSELENMLRDRLVGGLRDEMLQRRLYAKKDLTFQIALEEALATEAAERSTQEARPAPPSQPRVYHEDLTDESESDREEVHRVQRRTQAAHTPQQPRREGGNCASCGENHERRTCRFRNAECRQCRKLGHIARVCRARLTRRQASDDRPRSPRSHGTMHQGNSTEITDYQGFLASPPSSMMY; encoded by the exons atggcaaccgacagcagcttctcgccattcaaaccagcatcaggagactgggaagggtacgctgcccgtttcaacttcctcctgcaagcgaaagaagtcaccaacgatgccatgaagagggcgacattcttcagcgtctgtggagaggagacgtttgaaatcgcccgggctctccttgcacctagagatgtcgctaccgtctcgtacaaaacaataatggaacggctgaaggagcacttctcaccacagccctcggtggtagcttgccgaaatgccttctacgcaaagcggcaagccctgGGGGAAACcgtaactgggtttgtgacctccctccgccaagccgtccggctatgcaacttctcagagttggagaacatgcttcgtgaccgcctcgtcggtggcctgagggacgagatgttgcaacgacgcctctacgccaaaaaagacctcacgttccagattgctctggaggaagccctggcaaccgaagccgccgagaggtcaacgcaagaggcacgaccggccccgccatcccaaccgagggtctaccacgaagacctcaccgacgaatccgaatctgacagggaggaagtacaccgagtacagcggcgcactcaagcagcacacacaccacagcagcctcgacgagaaggagggaactgtgcaagctgcggggagaaccacgagaggaggacctgtcgtttccgcaacgcagagtgcaggcagtgcagaaaattgggacacatcgcccgggtgtgtcgggctcgactcacccgtcgacaagcatcagatgaccgacccaggagccccaggtcacacggcaccatgcaccaaggcaactcgacggagatcacggactaccag ggattcctggcgtcacccccttcttcgatgatgtactga
- the LOC132591935 gene encoding uncharacterized protein K02A2.6-like isoform X1, translating to MGHADALSRLPLPETGPDPAPAQEVMTLELLPDRPIQAQEVAHHSTKDRVISRVLDWVWRGWPSSSPGPEFAGYTNRKHELSAHKGCLLWGSRVVVPQPLRKRVLTALHETHPGVVRMKALARSYVWWPGIDREIEAWVQHCQTCQESRPDPPRAPVQPWESARHPWSRLHVDFAGPFQGKTFFIVVDSYTKWLEVALVPSTSTAAAIRVLRKLFANHGLPDTLVSDNGTAFTSEEFQTFTAQNAIRHIRSAPFHPATNGQAEHMVRTTKDSLRRMTQGDWEYRLAAFLLAQHSTPSTTTGRSPAELLMGRRLATRLDRLHPDRAQDEVVVGKGRNPRTFVAQDAVYAKNFGAGPAWVPATVTKVTGPVSYEVLTEGGQCWRRHCDQLRRRFPGGTREESGTEGSQGDSRAVRPVEREGWAGEAEAEAVGTEGRPEAGRTPEPEPQPSGSVAPDQTAPAQPAASEHEPEPEPLTKEHPRPQRTRRRPADLGDYECNFPGRTGT from the coding sequence atgggccacgcagacgccctcagcaggctaccactaccagaaacaggccccgacccagcgcctgcgcaagaggttatgaccctggagctgcttcccgaccgacccattcaggcacaagaagttgcgcaccattccacaaaagatagggtcatctcccgggtcctggactgggtgtggcgaggatggcccagcagcagccccgggccagaattcgctggctacacaaaccgcaaacatgaactgtcggcccacaaggggtgcctgttatggggaagcagggttgttgttccccagcccctccgcaaaagggtcctcacagccctacacgagacacacccaggggtagtgaggatgaaggcccttgccaggagttatgtgtggtggccggggattgacagagagatagaggcctgggtccaacactgccagacctgccaagaatcccgcccggatcccccaagggccccagtccagccctgggagtccgcccgacatccatggtcacgcttgcacgtggacttcgctggacccttccagggaaaaacattcttcatagtggtggattcctacaccaaatggctggaggtcgcactggtaccgtccacttctacggcggcagccatccgggtactacgtaagctttttgcaaaccacgggctccctgacaccctcgtctcggacaatggaaccgcattcacgtcagaggagttccagaccttcacagcgcagaacgccatccgccacatccgctcagcaccattccaccctgccaccaatggccaagcggagcacatggtgcggaccaccaaggacagcctccgccgcatgacacaaggggactgggaataccgccttgccgcatttcttctagcacagcacagcaccccaagcacaacgacgggcaggagcccagctgaactactaatgggccggcgccttgcaactagactggaccgacttcaccccgacagagctcaggatgaggtagtggtggggaaaggcaggaacccccggacatttgtggcccaggacgcagtgtacgcaaagaattttggggcaggcccagcatgggtacccgccacagtcaccaaggtgaccggtcccgtgtcgtacgaggtactaacggaaggggggcaatgttggcgccgccactgcgaccagctacggcgacgattcccaggaggaacccgggaggagagcgggacagaggggtcccaaggggacagcagggcagtgaggcctgtagagcgagaggggtgggcaggggaagcagaagcagaagcagtaggcacagaggggcgccccgaggctggaaggacaccggaaccagagccacaacctagtggttcagtggcgccagaccagacagccccggcacagccagcagcctcggaacacgagccagaaccagaacccctgaccaaggaacaccccaggccacaacgcacacggaggcggccagcagaccttggggactacgaatgcaacttcccgggcaggactggaacttag